In Amycolatopsis jiangsuensis, the following proteins share a genomic window:
- a CDS encoding MalY/PatB family protein gives MGADSLDRAALAALTAAELARAGSAKWCRVPGALGASVAEMDFGVAESISDTLAEACRRGGFGYFPPELARRLEESCAEYQRVHYGWTVGPDRVRAVGDVLVGLETIIDRFTPPGSPLVVPTPAYMPFLTAPARLGRRVVRVPGNAAGELDLDGIAKALGAGAGLVVLCNPHNPIGRVYREPELRALAEVVERHGARVFADEIHAPLIYPGARHQCYAALGEHTERHTVTATSASKAWNIPGLKCAQLILGTEDQQAWQQIRHSASRGASNLGAEATITAYRDGGRWLAHVLDYLDENRRLLGRLVAEHLPGVRMTPPEGTYLAWLDCRDLRLPPSPGRYFLDHAGVSVADGALCGAEGFVRLNFATPAHLLDRLLAAMGASLVSRTATTRK, from the coding sequence ATGGGCGCGGATTCGCTGGACCGGGCCGCGCTGGCCGCGCTCACCGCGGCGGAGCTGGCCCGCGCCGGCAGTGCGAAGTGGTGCCGGGTACCCGGTGCACTGGGTGCTTCGGTGGCCGAGATGGACTTCGGTGTCGCGGAGTCCATTTCGGACACTCTTGCCGAGGCCTGCCGTCGCGGCGGCTTCGGCTACTTCCCGCCGGAGCTGGCTCGCCGGCTCGAGGAGTCGTGTGCCGAGTACCAACGGGTGCACTACGGCTGGACGGTCGGCCCGGACCGGGTGCGCGCGGTCGGGGACGTGCTCGTCGGACTGGAGACGATCATCGACCGGTTCACCCCGCCGGGCTCACCGTTGGTGGTGCCGACGCCGGCGTACATGCCGTTCCTGACCGCCCCGGCACGGCTGGGCCGCCGGGTCGTGCGGGTGCCGGGGAACGCGGCGGGGGAGCTCGACCTCGACGGGATCGCGAAGGCACTCGGCGCGGGCGCCGGTCTCGTCGTGCTGTGCAATCCGCACAACCCGATCGGGCGGGTGTACCGCGAACCGGAACTGCGTGCACTGGCCGAGGTGGTGGAGCGGCACGGGGCACGGGTCTTCGCCGACGAGATCCACGCCCCGCTGATCTACCCCGGCGCCCGGCACCAGTGCTACGCGGCACTGGGGGAGCACACCGAACGGCACACCGTCACCGCCACCTCGGCGTCCAAGGCCTGGAACATCCCCGGCCTCAAATGCGCGCAGCTGATCCTCGGCACCGAGGATCAGCAGGCTTGGCAGCAGATCCGGCACAGCGCCTCGCGCGGCGCCTCCAACCTCGGCGCGGAGGCGACGATCACCGCCTACCGCGACGGCGGCCGGTGGCTCGCGCACGTGCTGGACTACCTCGACGAGAACCGCCGGCTGCTCGGGCGGCTGGTCGCCGAGCACCTCCCCGGCGTCCGGATGACCCCGCCCGAGGGGACCTACCTGGCCTGGCTCGACTGCCGGGACCTGCGGCTGCCACCGAGTCCGGGCCGGTACTTCCTCGACCACGCCGGGGTTTCCGTCGCCGACGGGGCACTGTGCGGGGCCGAGGGCTTCGTGCGGCTGAACTTCGCCACCCCGGCGCACCTGCTCGATCGGCTGCTCGCCGCGATGGGCGCCTCCCTCGTCTCCCGAACCGCAACCACGAGAAAGTGA
- a CDS encoding MBL fold metallo-hydrolase, producing MSGELRIERVGTSGVFALDGGTWEVDNNVWLIGDDDEVVIVDAAHDEKTITEAVGNRDVLAVVCTHGHNDHVTVAPQLGENLHAPVLLHEGDRQLWEMTHPGVKFWPLVDAERIAVAGTVLEAIHTPGHSPGSVCLHLPEAKALFSGDTLFSGGPGATGRSFSDFPTIIASIRDRLFALPGDTRVHTGHGDGTTIGTEAPHLEEWLARGH from the coding sequence GTGAGCGGCGAACTGCGCATCGAGCGGGTCGGCACGTCCGGGGTCTTCGCGCTGGACGGCGGGACCTGGGAGGTGGACAACAACGTCTGGCTGATCGGCGACGACGACGAGGTCGTCATCGTCGACGCGGCGCACGACGAGAAGACCATCACCGAGGCGGTCGGGAACCGCGACGTCCTCGCGGTGGTGTGCACCCACGGCCACAACGACCACGTCACGGTCGCACCGCAGCTCGGGGAGAACCTGCACGCCCCGGTCCTGCTGCACGAGGGCGACCGGCAGCTGTGGGAGATGACCCACCCTGGCGTGAAGTTCTGGCCGCTGGTCGACGCCGAACGGATCGCGGTGGCCGGCACGGTCCTCGAAGCGATCCACACCCCGGGCCATTCACCCGGGTCGGTCTGCCTGCACCTGCCCGAGGCGAAGGCACTGTTCTCCGGGGACACGCTCTTCTCCGGTGGTCCCGGGGCGACCGGGCGTTCGTTCTCCGACTTCCCGACGATCATCGCCTCGATCCGGGACCGGCTGTTCGCGCTGCCCGGCGACACCCGCGTCCACACCGGACACGGTGACGGCACGACCATCGGCACCGAGGCGCCCCATCTGGAGGAGTGGCTCGCGCGCGGGCATTGA
- a CDS encoding transporter substrate-binding domain-containing protein, producing MSRARTLTAGVVCACLLAACANPDDGAEGSAGSHTADLLTEVARDPALAAMVPPEIARRGSVTAAVNPSSPPIKFLDGAGRITGFTPRLVAAAGKMLGLDVVLQQTSFDALIPGLEARRFDLVLSVNDLAGRREKTDFIDYLRTGTAILGASTLSRDSVTPQTLCGLSMGYVRGNVQQDLVAAAGRSCARAGAATVSGSAFQDLNAAILAVQSGQMDAAWGDAPSISYNAEKNPGRYKVLYREISGPYGIGVGKQQAALRDALRAALLKCVRDGIYQRLLEDYGLTDYALPELPLNTGPADDAE from the coding sequence ATGAGCAGAGCACGAACTCTCACGGCCGGGGTGGTGTGCGCGTGCCTGCTGGCCGCGTGCGCGAATCCCGACGACGGCGCGGAGGGCTCCGCCGGCAGCCACACCGCGGACCTCCTCACGGAGGTGGCCCGGGATCCGGCGCTCGCCGCGATGGTGCCGCCGGAGATCGCGCGCCGGGGGTCGGTCACCGCGGCGGTCAACCCGTCGTCGCCGCCGATCAAGTTCCTCGACGGCGCCGGGCGGATCACCGGCTTCACCCCACGGCTGGTGGCGGCCGCGGGCAAGATGCTCGGCCTGGACGTGGTGCTGCAGCAGACGTCGTTCGACGCGCTGATCCCCGGCCTGGAAGCCCGCCGGTTCGACCTCGTGCTGTCGGTCAACGATCTGGCCGGCCGCCGCGAGAAGACCGACTTCATCGACTACCTCCGCACCGGCACCGCCATCCTCGGCGCGAGCACGCTTTCGCGGGATTCGGTCACCCCGCAGACCCTGTGCGGACTCTCCATGGGTTACGTCCGCGGGAACGTCCAGCAGGATCTGGTCGCGGCCGCCGGCCGGTCCTGTGCGCGCGCCGGGGCCGCGACGGTCTCCGGCTCGGCGTTCCAGGACCTCAACGCCGCCATCCTGGCCGTCCAGAGTGGACAGATGGACGCCGCGTGGGGCGACGCGCCGTCGATCTCGTACAACGCGGAGAAGAACCCCGGCCGCTACAAGGTGCTCTACCGCGAGATCTCCGGCCCCTACGGGATCGGGGTCGGCAAACAGCAGGCCGCACTGCGGGATGCCTTGCGCGCCGCCCTGCTCAAGTGCGTCCGGGACGGGATCTACCAGCGGTTGCTGGAGGACTACGGGCTGACCGACTACGCGCTGCCGGAGTTGCCGCTGAACACGGGGCCCGCCGATGACGCTGAATGA
- a CDS encoding pyridoxamine 5'-phosphate oxidase family protein, whose translation MSNASTDAGSLTTEDREFLRCPLYGFLSMAGGPVPAQPRPVWFEVTDNGLIQLFSLSGSPKVRQAHRDPRASIVVAAPVGERDRWVSVAGHVALESEGAAELATRLAARYWDLGDASRAGDLAGMLAADLVRLVLHPESVRRGP comes from the coding sequence ATGAGCAACGCGAGCACCGACGCCGGTTCCCTGACCACCGAGGACCGGGAATTTCTCCGGTGTCCCCTGTACGGCTTCCTGTCCATGGCCGGTGGCCCGGTCCCGGCACAGCCCCGTCCGGTGTGGTTCGAGGTCACCGACAACGGCTTGATCCAGCTGTTCAGCCTCTCCGGCTCGCCGAAAGTACGGCAGGCGCACCGCGACCCCCGTGCCTCGATCGTCGTCGCCGCACCGGTGGGTGAACGCGATCGCTGGGTGTCCGTCGCCGGCCACGTCGCACTGGAGTCCGAGGGAGCAGCGGAGCTGGCCACCCGCCTCGCCGCCCGTTACTGGGATCTCGGCGACGCGTCGCGTGCCGGCGACCTGGCGGGAATGCTGGCCGCGGACCTGGTCCGGCTCGTGCTCCACCCGGAGTCCGTGCGCCGGGGACCGTGA
- a CDS encoding LysR family transcriptional regulator, which yields MPAPALETQDLTVFSAIARLGSFSAAAAELRLAAPSVSTRIATLERRLGTTLFERGARGSTLTPAGQRLAGYARRCLDLLDEAVQNLDTGTPERLVLAAPNSFATTVFPLALGALDGLPIAVHGRVAHSREVVEQVRDGSAHGGFLLTQVATGSLRSERLAASPLVAVCRPDHPLSAGSGLTLDDLVASTLVVYRWDAEGEPLAAIFDHPRRRRDHPVHTTGSPEAAVRLAIDSDHVAVVPRFAARAFLREERVRELPLRLPRWSVELRFVHLAANADRPGIAALLDALPRLRAELGD from the coding sequence ATGCCAGCACCTGCCTTGGAGACCCAGGACCTCACGGTGTTCTCCGCCATCGCGCGGCTCGGCAGCTTCAGTGCCGCCGCCGCGGAACTGCGCCTCGCCGCCCCCTCGGTCAGCACCCGGATCGCCACGCTGGAACGGCGGCTGGGCACGACGCTGTTCGAACGGGGCGCGCGCGGCAGCACGCTCACCCCGGCCGGGCAGCGGCTGGCGGGATACGCACGGCGGTGCCTCGACCTGCTGGACGAAGCCGTGCAGAACCTCGACACCGGAACGCCGGAACGGCTCGTCCTCGCCGCGCCGAACAGCTTCGCGACGACGGTGTTCCCGCTGGCGCTCGGCGCGCTCGACGGGCTTCCGATCGCCGTGCACGGACGGGTCGCGCACAGCCGGGAGGTGGTGGAGCAGGTGCGGGACGGCAGCGCGCACGGCGGGTTCCTGCTGACCCAGGTCGCGACCGGGTCGCTGCGTTCGGAACGGCTGGCGGCGTCGCCGCTGGTCGCGGTGTGCCGTCCGGACCACCCGCTGTCCGCAGGCTCCGGCCTGACCCTGGACGACCTGGTGGCCAGCACCCTCGTCGTCTACCGCTGGGACGCGGAGGGCGAACCGCTCGCGGCGATCTTCGACCATCCCCGGCGCCGGCGCGACCATCCCGTGCACACCACGGGATCACCCGAGGCCGCGGTGCGCCTCGCCATCGATTCCGATCACGTCGCGGTGGTCCCGCGGTTCGCCGCCCGCGCCTTCCTGCGGGAGGAGCGGGTGCGGGAACTACCGCTGCGCCTGCCGCGGTGGAGTGTGGAACTCCGGTTCGTGCATCTCGCCGCCAACGCCGACCGCCCGGGTATCGCCGCCCTGCTCGACGCACTTCCCCGGCTCCGCGCCGAACTGGGCGACTGA
- a CDS encoding helix-turn-helix domain-containing protein has protein sequence MRPGEWARDGAAVWKVAVPDQPGRLPGVRMAGFTGRTTDLIDLPLIPYPAVTLFLDFGDALLITDGGGETRCGSAVAGLAPRGARGVGQNIDCLQIRLSPPVAHAVLNAVAAVSGTVVAFADLWTADRGRLQERLRDTGSWAERFALAEDALAHRYAAGPALDPEVSFAWHRLVAGRGRVRVDRLAAESGWSRQRLWSRFRAQIGVTPKRAARLIRFDEAVHRLAAGGRAAAVAAETGYADQSHLHREITAFTGMNPSTVATTPWLAVDDVAWPAPTL, from the coding sequence ATGCGACCTGGCGAATGGGCACGCGACGGTGCCGCGGTGTGGAAGGTCGCCGTGCCGGACCAGCCGGGCCGGCTGCCGGGCGTGCGGATGGCCGGATTCACCGGCCGGACCACGGACCTCATCGACCTGCCACTGATCCCGTACCCCGCGGTCACGCTGTTCCTCGATTTCGGCGACGCACTGTTGATCACCGACGGCGGAGGGGAAACCCGCTGTGGCAGCGCCGTCGCGGGCCTCGCACCGCGCGGCGCGCGCGGCGTGGGGCAGAACATCGACTGCCTGCAGATCCGGCTTTCGCCCCCGGTCGCGCACGCGGTGCTGAACGCGGTAGCGGCGGTCAGCGGAACTGTCGTCGCGTTCGCCGACCTCTGGACCGCTGACCGTGGCCGGCTCCAGGAACGCTTGCGCGACACCGGTTCCTGGGCCGAGCGCTTCGCGCTCGCGGAGGACGCGCTCGCCCACCGGTACGCCGCGGGCCCGGCACTTGACCCTGAGGTGTCCTTCGCCTGGCACCGGCTCGTCGCCGGCCGCGGCCGGGTGCGGGTCGACCGGCTGGCCGCCGAATCCGGGTGGAGCCGGCAACGGCTGTGGTCCCGGTTCCGGGCGCAGATCGGCGTCACGCCGAAACGCGCCGCCCGGCTCATCCGCTTCGACGAGGCCGTGCACCGCCTCGCCGCCGGAGGCCGCGCCGCCGCCGTCGCGGCGGAAACCGGCTACGCCGACCAGTCCCACCTGCACCGCGAGATCACCGCCTTCACCGGAATGAACCCCTCGACCGTGGCCACCACCCCGTGGCTGGCCGTCGACGATGTGGCCTGGCCGGCGCCCACCCTCTGA
- a CDS encoding MFS transporter: MAEEFRLRSIAVAAYGPAALFGLAEGAMIPVVALSAIDRGASVSVAALVGAQLGIGSLVMNIPASVLAKRIGERRSMLLAALVTVAGLGICLVDAGDSPRSLLLYGFGVLAIGAAGAVYSLARQSYLAEVVPGHLRARALSTLGGAMRIGLFVGPFAGAGAMQLCGLPGAYLVGLVAIAGAGVLVYRAPDLASTEEHRAAVASVTTGGMLKQNWRVYTTLGTGVLLLSAIRQTRQTVIPLWAAHLGLSPTTSSVVYGIAGVIDVLTFYPAGKVMDHYGRRWVAVPSTLVLGTSFVLMPFTHGAGTLALAAMVMGFGNGIGSGIVMTLGADVSPPVGLPTHLGIWNELADIGSGLGPVLLSAVTALAGLGLGITVSGTVGFAAAAAMWTWIPRTGRPRPAAPARPPG; the protein is encoded by the coding sequence GTGGCTGAAGAGTTCCGGTTGCGCTCGATCGCAGTCGCCGCGTACGGTCCCGCGGCTCTGTTCGGGCTCGCGGAAGGGGCCATGATCCCGGTCGTCGCGCTGAGTGCGATCGACCGCGGGGCGAGCGTCTCGGTCGCGGCGCTGGTCGGTGCCCAGCTCGGCATCGGCTCTCTCGTCATGAACATTCCCGCCAGCGTGCTGGCGAAGCGGATCGGCGAGCGGCGGTCGATGCTGCTGGCCGCGCTGGTGACCGTGGCGGGACTGGGCATCTGCCTCGTCGACGCGGGCGACAGTCCCCGGTCGCTGCTTCTCTACGGCTTCGGCGTGCTCGCGATCGGCGCCGCGGGCGCGGTGTACAGCCTCGCGCGCCAGTCGTATCTCGCCGAGGTGGTCCCGGGGCACCTGCGGGCCCGCGCGCTGTCCACGCTCGGTGGTGCGATGCGCATCGGTCTCTTCGTCGGGCCGTTCGCCGGGGCCGGCGCGATGCAGCTGTGCGGGCTGCCCGGCGCTTACCTCGTCGGCCTCGTGGCGATCGCCGGAGCCGGTGTGCTCGTGTACCGCGCGCCGGATCTGGCGTCCACCGAGGAACACCGCGCGGCCGTCGCATCGGTCACCACGGGCGGGATGCTGAAGCAGAACTGGCGGGTCTACACGACACTCGGCACCGGTGTCCTGCTGCTGTCCGCGATCCGCCAGACCCGGCAGACGGTGATCCCGTTGTGGGCCGCGCACCTCGGGCTCTCGCCGACCACCAGCTCGGTCGTCTACGGAATCGCCGGCGTGATCGACGTGCTCACCTTCTACCCGGCCGGGAAAGTGATGGACCACTACGGCCGCCGCTGGGTGGCGGTGCCCTCGACGCTGGTGCTGGGGACCTCCTTCGTGCTCATGCCGTTCACGCACGGAGCCGGCACGCTCGCGCTCGCGGCCATGGTGATGGGGTTCGGCAACGGCATCGGCTCGGGCATCGTGATGACCCTCGGCGCGGACGTGTCCCCGCCGGTCGGGCTGCCCACCCACCTCGGGATCTGGAACGAGCTGGCGGACATCGGCTCCGGCCTCGGCCCGGTGCTGCTGTCCGCGGTGACCGCGCTGGCCGGGCTCGGCCTCGGGATCACGGTCAGCGGGACGGTCGGCTTCGCCGCGGCCGCGGCGATGTGGACCTGGATCCCGCGCACCGGACGCCCGAGACCGGCCGCCCCGGCCCGTCCGCCGGGCTGA
- a CDS encoding AraC family transcriptional regulator — protein MDVFSDLIRGVRAHGSLFGSSTLVPPWALHFVDGAPLTLCTVLTGAGWIVPEDAPPVLLRARETIVVRGPGTFTFVDELGTPAEPVACGEHCATPDQGGTRHRLGWNDDARDGATTLIVGAYPVRGEISRRLLDTLPVVLHAEAGGTADAVLDHVAAEVSVDAPGQQVVLDRLLDWMLVCTLREWFDRPSGEPPAWWAAQRDPVVGGALSLLHAEPAAPWTVATLAARSGVSRSTLAKRFADLVGEPPLAYLTRWRMTLAADLLIEREDVTVAQIARTVGYSDPFGFSAAFKRVRGASPSEFRRNATVSAPVAAHR, from the coding sequence GTGGACGTCTTCAGCGACCTGATCCGCGGAGTCCGCGCGCACGGCTCCCTGTTCGGCAGCTCGACCCTGGTTCCGCCCTGGGCGCTGCACTTCGTGGACGGCGCGCCGCTGACCCTGTGCACCGTGCTCACCGGAGCCGGCTGGATCGTTCCGGAGGACGCCCCACCCGTGCTGCTCCGTGCCCGCGAGACGATCGTCGTGCGCGGGCCCGGGACGTTCACCTTCGTCGACGAGCTCGGTACCCCGGCCGAGCCGGTCGCGTGCGGCGAGCACTGCGCGACGCCCGATCAGGGCGGGACCCGGCACCGCCTCGGCTGGAACGACGACGCCCGGGATGGTGCGACGACGCTGATCGTCGGCGCCTACCCGGTACGCGGCGAAATCAGCCGCCGCCTCCTGGACACGCTGCCCGTCGTCCTGCACGCGGAGGCCGGTGGCACCGCGGACGCCGTGCTGGACCACGTCGCCGCCGAGGTCTCCGTCGACGCACCGGGCCAGCAGGTGGTGCTCGACCGGTTGCTGGACTGGATGCTGGTCTGCACGCTGCGCGAGTGGTTCGACCGGCCGAGCGGCGAGCCACCGGCCTGGTGGGCGGCCCAGCGGGACCCGGTGGTGGGCGGCGCACTGAGCCTGCTGCACGCCGAGCCAGCGGCACCGTGGACGGTCGCCACGCTGGCCGCCCGCAGCGGGGTGTCCCGCTCGACGCTGGCCAAGCGGTTCGCCGACCTGGTCGGCGAACCGCCGCTGGCCTACCTCACGCGCTGGCGCATGACCCTTGCGGCGGACCTCCTGATCGAGCGGGAGGACGTGACCGTCGCGCAGATCGCGCGCACAGTGGGTTACTCCGATCCGTTCGGGTTCAGCGCCGCGTTCAAACGCGTGCGTGGCGCCAGCCCGAGCGAGTTCCGGCGCAATGCCACCGTTTCCGCCCCGGTCGCCGCCCACCGCTGA
- a CDS encoding amino acid ABC transporter permease produces MTLNETMAPGLRARPAPHEKPIRNPKRLGHWLSYLLGVLVLVFAVRFFVVNPRWEWPTIGSWLFSKRVLSGLLNTVLITVVSTVAGLLAGLVVAAFRLSRFAVLRTMAAAYVWVIRATPGLVLILFVYFLAALVPTLSLGLPFAEPVLEVPTNHVISQFSAAVLGLSAYLGAYSAEIFRGGVLSIHPGQFEACHALGLSPWRTYTKVVGPQIVRVITPSLANEVVTMFKNTSLVSVIGYVELLTTVQLVYSQNFKTIPMLTVAVIWYLVLTSLAMFGQSRLEKRFGRGFTRRSVRSASGDAEREDGHG; encoded by the coding sequence ATGACGCTGAATGAGACGATGGCGCCCGGCCTGCGTGCGCGCCCGGCGCCGCACGAGAAACCGATCCGCAACCCGAAGCGTCTCGGGCACTGGCTCAGCTACCTGCTGGGTGTGCTGGTCCTGGTCTTCGCGGTCCGGTTCTTCGTGGTCAACCCGCGATGGGAATGGCCGACGATCGGCAGCTGGTTGTTCAGCAAGCGGGTGCTCTCCGGGTTGCTCAACACCGTCCTGATCACCGTGGTGTCCACAGTGGCCGGTCTGCTGGCCGGGCTGGTGGTGGCGGCGTTCCGGCTCTCGCGTTTCGCCGTGCTCCGCACGATGGCCGCCGCGTACGTCTGGGTGATCCGGGCGACGCCGGGGCTCGTGCTCATCCTGTTCGTCTACTTCCTCGCCGCACTCGTGCCGACGCTCAGCCTCGGCCTGCCGTTCGCCGAGCCGGTGCTGGAAGTGCCGACGAACCACGTCATCTCCCAGTTCTCGGCGGCGGTGCTCGGGCTTTCGGCCTACCTCGGCGCGTACTCGGCGGAGATCTTCCGCGGCGGTGTGCTGTCGATCCACCCCGGCCAGTTCGAGGCCTGTCATGCGCTCGGTCTTTCCCCATGGCGGACCTACACGAAGGTGGTGGGACCGCAGATCGTCCGCGTGATCACGCCTTCGCTGGCCAACGAGGTCGTGACGATGTTCAAGAACACTTCGCTGGTGTCGGTGATCGGGTACGTGGAACTGCTGACCACCGTGCAGCTGGTCTACTCGCAGAACTTCAAGACCATCCCGATGCTGACCGTCGCGGTGATCTGGTACCTGGTGCTGACCAGCCTGGCGATGTTCGGGCAGTCCCGGCTGGAGAAGCGCTTCGGCCGCGGTTTCACCCGGCGGTCCGTGCGGTCCGCCTCCGGCGACGCGGAGCGGGAGGACGGCCATGGCTGA
- a CDS encoding amino acid ABC transporter ATP-binding protein — protein sequence MAEPLLELCGVEKRFGDFAALKGVSLTLAAGSVTCLVGPSGSGKSTLLRTVNLLETIDGGGIYLRGEMLGFTGRGDHRRPVPKKVARRQAVNFGMVFQSFNLIPQLTATENVALGPVEVLGTGRAAARGQARELLGRVGLAQRCEHYPAELSGGQQQRVAIARALAMKPSVLLFDEPTSALDAELVAEVLAVIRELAKEGYTMLIVTHELAFARDIADEVIMMDEGRIVESGPPAKILLEPETERAKRFFASVQH from the coding sequence ATGGCTGAGCCACTGCTGGAACTGTGCGGGGTCGAGAAGCGCTTCGGGGACTTCGCCGCACTCAAGGGGGTGAGCCTGACCCTGGCAGCGGGGAGCGTGACCTGCCTTGTCGGCCCCTCGGGTTCGGGCAAGAGCACGCTGCTGCGTACGGTCAACCTGCTGGAGACCATCGACGGCGGCGGGATCTACCTGCGCGGCGAGATGCTCGGATTCACCGGCAGGGGCGACCATCGCCGTCCGGTGCCGAAGAAGGTGGCCCGGCGCCAGGCGGTCAACTTCGGCATGGTGTTCCAGAGCTTCAACCTCATCCCGCAGCTGACCGCGACGGAGAACGTGGCGCTCGGGCCGGTCGAAGTGCTCGGCACCGGCCGGGCGGCGGCCCGCGGGCAGGCCCGTGAGCTGCTGGGCAGGGTCGGGCTGGCGCAGCGCTGCGAGCACTATCCGGCCGAGCTGTCCGGCGGGCAGCAGCAACGCGTGGCGATCGCCAGGGCGCTGGCCATGAAACCCAGTGTGCTGCTCTTCGACGAACCCACGAGCGCGCTCGACGCCGAGCTCGTCGCCGAGGTGCTCGCGGTCATCAGGGAACTGGCGAAAGAGGGCTACACCATGCTGATCGTCACCCACGAACTCGCCTTCGCCCGCGACATCGCGGACGAGGTGATCATGATGGACGAGGGCCGGATCGTCGAATCGGGGCCACCGGCGAAGATCCTGCTCGAACCGGAGACCGAGCGGGCGAAGAGGTTCTTCGCGAGCGTGCAGCACTGA
- a CDS encoding NAD(P)/FAD-dependent oxidoreductase, whose protein sequence is MSRPSIAVIGAGAVGLSVARSLSAAGAEVTVFERTRIGAGTSSATFAWVNSNGKSPASYHELNLAGMREHEQLQRTSPTEAQWYLQTGTFEWTTKPEVEQRLQTRVQRLTDAGYPVRKITADELRARIPELRVHPRSSEIVHFPSEGYVVPSVLLARLWSEARAHGAELRAPVDVVDLTEDRGGVTLELSTGESWRGDFAVSATGRWSEAVMKALGQQFAMIDPDLPNKFACGFLGWTDPQYVQLSSNLITPEMNVRPDGGGRLLLQTPDLDHRADPAYQADPAALIGEEMLRRLNRLFDGTAAARIEKLKVGQRARPADGLPAVGFATEAERVYLVATHSGITLAPLLGRLVSGELLTGTRSPLLADYAPGRLVGKTIADFPKFATLHFPAAQ, encoded by the coding sequence ATGAGCCGACCGTCGATCGCCGTCATCGGAGCCGGGGCCGTCGGGCTGTCCGTCGCGCGCTCCCTGTCCGCGGCGGGCGCCGAGGTCACCGTGTTCGAACGCACCCGGATCGGCGCCGGGACCAGTTCGGCCACGTTCGCCTGGGTCAACTCGAACGGCAAGTCCCCGGCGTCCTATCACGAACTGAACCTGGCCGGCATGCGGGAACACGAGCAGCTGCAACGCACCTCGCCCACCGAGGCGCAGTGGTACCTGCAGACCGGGACCTTCGAGTGGACTACGAAACCGGAGGTGGAGCAGCGGCTGCAGACCCGCGTGCAGCGCCTGACCGACGCCGGCTACCCGGTCCGCAAGATCACCGCCGACGAGCTGCGGGCCCGGATCCCGGAACTGCGCGTGCACCCGCGGTCCTCGGAGATCGTGCACTTCCCGAGCGAGGGCTACGTCGTGCCGAGCGTGCTGCTGGCGCGGCTGTGGTCGGAGGCCCGCGCGCACGGTGCCGAGCTGCGGGCGCCGGTGGACGTGGTCGACCTGACCGAGGACCGCGGTGGGGTGACCCTGGAGCTGAGCACCGGGGAGAGCTGGCGGGGCGACTTCGCGGTGAGCGCGACGGGCCGCTGGAGCGAGGCGGTCATGAAGGCGCTCGGCCAGCAGTTCGCGATGATCGACCCGGACCTGCCGAACAAGTTCGCCTGCGGATTCCTGGGCTGGACCGATCCGCAGTACGTCCAGCTGAGCTCGAACCTGATCACCCCGGAGATGAACGTGCGGCCGGACGGCGGGGGACGGCTGCTGCTGCAGACGCCGGACCTCGACCACCGCGCCGATCCCGCGTACCAGGCCGATCCCGCCGCCCTCATCGGCGAGGAGATGCTGCGCCGGCTGAACCGGCTGTTCGACGGCACCGCCGCGGCGCGGATCGAGAAGCTGAAGGTCGGCCAGCGGGCCCGTCCGGCGGACGGCCTCCCGGCGGTCGGGTTCGCCACCGAGGCCGAGCGGGTGTACCTCGTCGCCACGCACAGCGGGATCACCCTGGCGCCGCTGCTGGGCAGGCTGGTGAGCGGGGAACTGCTGACCGGCACCCGCTCGCCGCTGCTCGCGGACTACGCGCCGGGGCGGCTCGTCGGCAAGACGATCGCGGACTTCCCGAAGTTCGCGACCCTGCACTTCCCCGCCGCGCAGTAG